In Dehalococcoidia bacterium, one DNA window encodes the following:
- a CDS encoding CPBP family intramembrane metalloprotease, with amino-acid sequence MIRKELQEMQAFLARNYHEAVIISAAALFLILAENHSIYSDWADSLVFYALLPILTVIILLRKNPLDFGLRMGDFRVWRVHVAVACLVALPILLIASRFSSFEEYYSISDFNLPVYLLETIGYQAGWEFMFRGFLLFGLRERFKEASILIQMIPFVLLHIGKPEAEVISTIPTGIYFGYVAYRGNSVWPAFFIHVFINVTFRILVNWC; translated from the coding sequence GTGATCAGAAAAGAACTCCAGGAGATGCAAGCTTTCCTCGCGCGGAATTATCACGAGGCCGTGATCATATCCGCTGCCGCCCTTTTTCTGATTCTGGCAGAGAACCATTCGATCTACTCCGACTGGGCGGATTCTCTGGTATTCTATGCACTCTTGCCCATTCTTACCGTCATCATTCTGCTCCGGAAAAACCCCCTCGACTTCGGATTGAGGATGGGCGACTTCCGTGTATGGCGGGTCCATGTGGCAGTTGCTTGCCTGGTCGCATTACCGATCCTGCTCATCGCTTCCCGATTTTCCTCCTTTGAGGAGTACTATTCGATCAGTGACTTCAACCTGCCCGTTTATCTCCTGGAAACAATAGGATATCAAGCCGGATGGGAGTTTATGTTCCGCGGTTTTCTGCTCTTCGGGCTCAGAGAACGATTCAAGGAAGCGAGCATCCTGATTCAGATGATCCCATTCGTTCTCCTTCACATCGGTAAACCGGAGGCGGAAGTGATCAGCACCATTCCTACCGGCATCTATTTCGGATACGTTGCCTACCGGGGGAATTCCGTTTGGCCGGCATTCTTTATCCACGTCTTCATCAATGTGACCTTTCGCATTCTGGTGAATTGGTGCTAA
- a CDS encoding RidA family protein, giving the protein MDKRIINRKNAPASDAPYSPAIACGSFIFVSGQVPIDPGTGAIISADFGEQAEQCFQNLRAILEEAGSSLEKVVKTTAFLTNLDDFGKLNEAYKRHFPKERPARSCIEASRLPLGARVEIEAIAVI; this is encoded by the coding sequence ATGGATAAGAGAATCATCAATCGAAAGAATGCTCCGGCCTCAGATGCGCCATACTCGCCGGCCATTGCCTGCGGATCGTTCATTTTTGTCTCCGGTCAGGTTCCGATCGACCCCGGAACCGGAGCCATCATTTCGGCAGATTTCGGGGAGCAAGCCGAACAGTGCTTTCAAAACCTGAGGGCGATCCTCGAAGAGGCAGGCTCATCGCTGGAGAAAGTCGTCAAAACCACCGCCTTCCTGACCAACCTGGATGACTTCGGCAAGTTGAATGAGGCCTACAAGCGCCACTTCCCCAAGGAAAGACCTGCCAGAAGCTGTATCGAGGCAAGCAGACTTCCCCTTGGAGCCAGAGTGGAAATTGAAGCAATTGCCGTTATTTGA
- a CDS encoding Smr/MutS family protein: MMNRPETEVMLRHLSVEDALANLDQYLNDAFVAGLHTVRVIHGKGTGTLRLVVRRELAHHPLVESFRPAEPREGGAGVTVVRLSRR, translated from the coding sequence ATGATGAATAGACCGGAGACGGAAGTAATGCTGCGGCACCTCAGCGTTGAGGATGCGCTGGCAAATCTGGATCAGTACTTGAACGATGCCTTTGTTGCCGGATTGCACACTGTTAGAGTCATCCATGGGAAAGGCACGGGTACGTTGCGGCTGGTAGTGCGGCGCGAGCTGGCGCACCATCCGCTGGTCGAGTCGTTTCGGCCAGCGGAGCCTCGCGAGGGTGGCGCCGGGGTTACGGTAGTACGGCTGTCCCGAAGATAG
- a CDS encoding PQQ-binding-like beta-propeller repeat protein → MKKLGGIIAATVAAVVILTMGCAIELPENIWSDFHNNLANTGYSISSGVKDGEVKWDFSGAGSIATSPAVRYDKVYVAAEDGAVYCLKKSGTYVWRYPQQGSIGDVLTSPAVAGDKVFVGSDDGNVYALNAKTGELKWKQPLGAPIHSAPTVASGKVLLGCDDGNLYALDDGDGKIKWKYPTDGPIYTSPAVKTDKVYFGSDDTNVYCLKIKKDKGEFIWKFPTGDKVRSSVAIGGSQIYFGSDDTNVYCIDAGKNMTTYYWKVPTDGPVRSSPALAYSNVFIGSDDGNIYSLEDGKKGGELKWKYPTDGEVRSSPAVAGKIMYVASYDGNIYALDKNKMNDNKVVEALKFKQPVGEGAVDSSPAIASGRLYIGGDKLVCFKD, encoded by the coding sequence ATGAAGAAGCTGGGGGGCATTATTGCAGCTACTGTCGCGGCCGTAGTCATATTGACGATGGGCTGCGCCATCGAGTTGCCTGAGAACATATGGTCAGATTTCCATAACAACCTGGCCAATACCGGTTATTCCATTTCGAGTGGCGTTAAAGACGGAGAGGTGAAATGGGATTTTTCGGGCGCCGGATCGATCGCCACCTCGCCCGCGGTTCGATACGATAAGGTCTACGTAGCGGCCGAAGATGGAGCTGTCTACTGCCTGAAGAAGAGCGGAACCTATGTCTGGAGATATCCCCAGCAGGGCAGCATTGGCGATGTCCTGACCTCCCCGGCAGTTGCAGGCGATAAGGTCTTTGTGGGCTCAGATGATGGAAATGTTTACGCCCTGAATGCCAAGACCGGTGAATTGAAGTGGAAACAACCGCTGGGTGCTCCGATACATTCCGCACCTACAGTAGCCAGCGGCAAGGTGTTGCTGGGTTGCGACGATGGCAATCTCTATGCCCTGGATGATGGCGATGGAAAAATCAAGTGGAAATACCCGACAGATGGTCCGATATACACTTCACCGGCAGTGAAGACCGATAAGGTCTATTTCGGTTCGGATGATACCAATGTCTATTGTCTGAAGATAAAGAAGGACAAGGGAGAGTTCATCTGGAAGTTCCCCACGGGCGATAAGGTGCGCTCCTCGGTGGCCATCGGCGGGAGTCAGATCTATTTCGGCTCCGATGACACCAACGTCTATTGCATCGATGCGGGGAAAAACATGACAACCTATTACTGGAAGGTCCCCACGGATGGACCGGTGCGCTCCTCCCCAGCTCTGGCATACAGCAATGTCTTCATCGGCTCGGACGACGGCAATATCTATTCCCTGGAGGATGGCAAGAAGGGCGGCGAGTTGAAATGGAAATATCCGACGGACGGCGAGGTTCGATCCTCTCCGGCCGTGGCCGGCAAAATCATGTACGTCGCCTCCTACGATGGCAATATCTATGCTCTGGATAAGAACAAAATGAACGATAACAAGGTCGTCGAAGCATTGAAATTCAAGCAGCCGGTAGGGGAAGGCGCGGTTGACTCTTCGCCGGCTATCGCTTCCGGCAGGCTCTACATTGGTGGCGACAAACTTGTTTGCTTTAAAGACTGA
- a CDS encoding ABC transporter ATP-binding protein, with translation MKDSNIVQVKGVHKTYDTGQVKVHALRGVDLEIRDGEMMAIMGPSGCGKTTLLNCLSGLDSIDQGEISVKGHIIPKMSDKERTKFRAEEMGFVFQAFNLLPVLNVVENVELPLLLSGTKQREARKRAEDVLELVHLGDQRNKRPAELSGGQQQRVAVARALVNNPVIVWGDEPTGNLDSETAMEIMHVLRSLNKEKGQTFVLVTHSQEVGEFTDRIVRMRDGVIECDSINGKDSCLDNQVR, from the coding sequence ATGAAAGATTCCAACATCGTCCAGGTTAAAGGCGTGCACAAAACCTATGATACGGGCCAGGTCAAAGTACACGCTTTGCGAGGCGTTGATCTGGAGATCAGAGATGGGGAAATGATGGCCATCATGGGGCCCAGCGGATGCGGCAAAACCACCCTTCTGAATTGTCTCTCCGGCCTGGATTCAATCGACCAGGGGGAAATCTCCGTCAAGGGACATATCATCCCCAAAATGTCCGATAAGGAACGCACCAAGTTTCGCGCCGAGGAGATGGGGTTTGTCTTCCAGGCGTTCAATCTGCTGCCGGTGCTCAATGTGGTGGAGAATGTGGAGTTGCCCTTGCTGCTATCGGGAACCAAGCAGCGCGAGGCCAGGAAACGAGCTGAGGACGTGCTGGAACTGGTCCATCTCGGGGATCAGCGAAACAAAAGGCCAGCCGAACTCTCCGGTGGTCAGCAACAGCGAGTGGCCGTGGCAAGGGCCTTGGTGAACAATCCGGTAATCGTCTGGGGAGACGAACCCACGGGCAATCTGGATAGCGAAACAGCCATGGAAATAATGCACGTACTGCGAAGCCTCAACAAAGAGAAAGGGCAGACCTTCGTCCTGGTGACTCATTCGCAGGAAGTGGGCGAATTCACCGACCGCATCGTCCGCATGCGCGATGGAGTCATCGAGTGTGACAGCATCAATGGCAAGGATTCCTGCCTGGATAACCAGGTGCGATAA
- a CDS encoding ABC transporter permease yields MADLKVMLVPLIVIFALFVAGISVLALRNKVIFKMGARNLPRRPANTLLTCLGLMLAAMIFSASFATGDTLTHSIRSIAVDYIGQVDVMVMSDGVEFGGQGHTMDASSRSVYFDQAELQNVEVALSDLSQKGVVEGVAPAIIETDIPVIARETSLNEPQVTLLGFDYRYMKSFDPLLEKGNRELSLKDLEDKGSGYAYVNTGLAEAISDQNRTIGVGDQIEVYLSQDPTFLTIAGIYKTGGNPTVFSFDTSASIIMPLDHLQALRGSSDINFILITNKGGALTGAKHTDTVMASLEPALNGTGIKAQPIKQDALDQADEGGATFSTMFMVFGSFSIIAGVLLIFLIFVMLAAERKQELGMTRAIGGQRGHIIRLFTFEGTLYALLASAIGAALGLVVAWGMIQMMNSAFEEMGFDLTYYYTASGLIISYTLGVVLTVLVVFFSARNVSRLNIISAIKDIPESKRADKHPIRSIAITVLVPLVGLLSLISGLQEKMQVSYTLGASLLIIGICLVARKLRLPDRPAFTLAGLGLLTFWLIPFSWHPYHDEMSGGMEMFILSGVMLVLGAVWTIMYNSDLLLTAGYVYLRANPGTGADFEASRSLSPGQSVPHRNGRSHVLYDRLHTGGRVCHQCFFQQTAR; encoded by the coding sequence ATGGCAGACCTGAAAGTCATGCTGGTACCGCTTATAGTAATCTTCGCATTGTTCGTGGCGGGGATTTCCGTCCTCGCTTTGCGCAACAAGGTGATTTTTAAAATGGGGGCGCGCAACCTCCCACGCCGACCGGCCAATACCCTTCTGACCTGTCTGGGCCTGATGCTGGCAGCCATGATTTTCTCTGCCTCCTTTGCCACGGGAGATACTCTGACGCACTCCATCCGCAGCATTGCCGTGGATTACATCGGGCAGGTGGATGTCATGGTGATGAGTGATGGAGTGGAATTCGGAGGGCAAGGACACACAATGGATGCCAGCAGCAGAAGCGTATACTTTGATCAGGCTGAACTCCAAAACGTGGAAGTTGCCCTGAGCGATCTCTCTCAGAAAGGCGTAGTCGAAGGGGTTGCGCCTGCCATTATTGAAACAGACATACCGGTAATCGCCAGGGAAACGAGTCTGAACGAGCCTCAGGTCACCCTGCTGGGGTTTGACTATCGGTATATGAAGTCCTTTGATCCCCTCTTGGAGAAAGGCAACCGGGAGCTTTCCCTAAAAGACCTTGAGGACAAGGGGAGCGGCTATGCCTACGTCAATACCGGCCTGGCAGAAGCCATCTCTGATCAGAACCGGACGATAGGCGTCGGCGACCAGATAGAGGTCTATCTGAGTCAAGACCCCACCTTTCTGACCATCGCCGGCATTTATAAAACGGGGGGCAATCCAACCGTATTCAGCTTCGATACCTCCGCGTCTATCATCATGCCCCTTGATCATCTGCAAGCCCTGCGGGGTTCCAGCGATATCAACTTCATCCTCATCACCAATAAAGGCGGAGCCCTTACCGGGGCAAAGCATACCGATACAGTCATGGCTTCCCTCGAACCGGCGCTGAATGGAACGGGGATCAAGGCACAGCCCATCAAGCAGGATGCTCTGGACCAAGCTGACGAGGGAGGCGCTACGTTCTCTACCATGTTCATGGTCTTCGGCAGTTTCTCTATCATTGCCGGAGTCCTCCTGATCTTCCTCATCTTCGTCATGCTGGCAGCCGAAAGAAAGCAGGAACTGGGCATGACGCGAGCAATAGGCGGGCAGCGGGGACACATCATTCGACTCTTCACTTTTGAGGGGACCCTGTATGCACTGTTGGCCTCAGCCATTGGCGCCGCGCTGGGGTTAGTGGTCGCCTGGGGAATGATCCAGATGATGAACTCCGCCTTTGAAGAAATGGGCTTTGATCTGACATACTACTACACCGCCAGCGGCCTTATCATATCCTACACCCTGGGGGTTGTATTAACCGTGCTGGTGGTTTTCTTCTCGGCACGCAACGTCAGCCGACTCAATATCATATCCGCTATCAAGGATATTCCCGAATCCAAGCGGGCCGACAAGCACCCGATCCGGAGTATCGCCATCACCGTCCTGGTTCCCCTGGTGGGGCTCCTCTCCCTGATAAGCGGGCTGCAGGAAAAGATGCAGGTCTCCTACACCCTCGGGGCGTCTCTCCTCATCATCGGCATCTGTCTGGTGGCCAGGAAACTCCGCCTGCCGGACAGGCCCGCCTTCACCCTGGCGGGCCTTGGCCTTTTGACTTTCTGGCTCATTCCTTTCAGCTGGCATCCCTACCACGATGAGATGAGCGGCGGCATGGAAATGTTCATCCTTTCAGGGGTAATGCTGGTCCTGGGAGCAGTGTGGACTATCATGTATAACTCAGACCTGCTGCTGACGGCAGGTTATGTCTATCTTCGGGCGAATCCGGGCACTGGCGCCGATTTTGAAGCCAGCCGTAGCCTATCCCCTGGCCAGTCGGTTCCGCACCGGAATGGCCGTAGCCATGTTCTCTATGATCGTCTTCACACTGGTGGTCGTGTCTGTCATCAGTGCTTCTTTCAGCAAACTGCTCGATGA
- a CDS encoding FtsX-like permease family protein: MAVAMFSMIVFTLVVVSVISASFSKLLDDTERVSGGFDIRAEVSYINPITDINAALEKTDGVGPNDFQAIAGFNTAVANVRDASSDKQNTDGDKKWELLPVVGTDAGYTENVTYNFELVAEKYYNEGASGREVWEALTNNPNLAVVNLALVPTKETGDFGDTGIDLVIGKGRFYLQDKFMPDDIYVEIQNPLTKTTQTLQVIGVVDAMSGPYASLITTSQATINSFLGFPRSSNAYRLMVKPEQKDNIPNLAKNLEKNFLANGMNTEVMAEEVKDYGKTMDMFMNLLMSFMGLGLIVGIAALGVIAARSVVERRHQIGMLRAIGFRQGMVQASFLLESSFIALMGITLGVVLGVALSYQIIPDSDVEGMTTAIPWTMITLIALGAYLASLTTTFLPAYRAAKVYPAEALRYE; this comes from the coding sequence ATGGCCGTAGCCATGTTCTCTATGATCGTCTTCACACTGGTGGTCGTGTCTGTCATCAGTGCTTCTTTCAGCAAACTGCTCGATGACACCGAACGCGTCAGCGGCGGGTTCGATATCAGGGCAGAGGTGAGCTACATCAATCCCATAACCGATATCAATGCTGCCCTTGAGAAGACTGATGGTGTTGGCCCGAACGATTTTCAAGCAATCGCCGGCTTCAACACTGCCGTGGCTAACGTGCGCGATGCCAGCAGTGATAAACAGAACACGGACGGAGATAAGAAATGGGAGCTCTTACCCGTGGTAGGAACCGATGCCGGATACACTGAAAACGTGACCTACAATTTTGAATTGGTGGCCGAGAAATACTACAACGAAGGCGCTTCCGGCCGAGAGGTGTGGGAGGCACTCACCAACAACCCGAATCTGGCCGTGGTCAACCTGGCGCTGGTTCCCACCAAAGAGACCGGTGACTTCGGTGACACCGGCATTGACTTGGTCATTGGCAAAGGCAGATTCTATCTTCAAGATAAGTTCATGCCCGATGATATCTATGTTGAGATTCAGAACCCTCTGACCAAGACAACTCAAACGCTGCAGGTAATCGGCGTGGTCGATGCCATGTCCGGTCCCTATGCCTCTCTGATAACCACCTCCCAGGCAACCATCAACTCTTTCCTGGGATTCCCCCGCTCGTCCAATGCTTACCGCTTGATGGTGAAACCGGAACAAAAGGACAATATCCCCAACTTGGCCAAGAACCTGGAAAAGAACTTTTTGGCCAATGGCATGAATACCGAGGTAATGGCCGAAGAAGTCAAAGACTACGGCAAGACAATGGACATGTTCATGAATCTCTTGATGTCATTCATGGGACTGGGCCTTATTGTGGGAATTGCTGCCCTGGGGGTTATCGCTGCCAGATCAGTGGTGGAACGCCGGCATCAGATCGGCATGCTGCGGGCCATCGGTTTCCGGCAGGGGATGGTACAGGCCAGCTTTTTGCTGGAGTCATCTTTCATCGCCCTAATGGGGATCACTCTGGGTGTCGTGTTGGGAGTGGCCCTTTCCTATCAGATCATCCCTGACTCGGACGTCGAAGGAATGACCACCGCGATCCCATGGACTATGATTACGCTGATCGCCCTTGGCGCTTATCTGGCATCACTGACCACCACCTTCCTGCCCGCCTATCGAGCTGCCAAGGTTTATCCCGCTGAGGCGCTCCGATACGAATAG
- a CDS encoding response regulator transcription factor, with amino-acid sequence MKLLIIEDDPEIIESLSLCFELRWPDKVEFLSASKGLEGIDLVEKHAPDVVILDIGLPDVDGLQVCRGIRTFSGVPIVILTANDTEFSKARAMDLGADDYITKPFSQADLMERVKRVLSNGKKRQDMEAEKAVVIGGLRIDVAVHEVTLDGQEVRLTPTEYVLLDLLVRNAGRVIPCRILLEEGRWGSYVDSMEFLKVFAGCLRTKLGDDPNAPQIIVAEGEGYKFANPSSEIQQRDVCISSL; translated from the coding sequence ATGAAGTTACTCATCATTGAAGATGACCCGGAGATAATAGAATCCCTTTCGCTGTGCTTCGAACTTCGCTGGCCGGACAAAGTGGAATTCCTTTCTGCCAGCAAAGGCCTTGAAGGCATCGATTTGGTCGAAAAACACGCTCCTGATGTGGTCATCCTTGATATTGGCTTGCCCGATGTCGATGGCTTACAAGTATGCCGTGGAATTCGCACGTTTTCTGGAGTGCCTATTGTCATTCTGACCGCGAACGATACTGAGTTCAGCAAAGCCCGTGCCATGGATCTGGGTGCAGATGATTACATTACAAAGCCATTCAGTCAGGCCGATCTCATGGAGAGGGTGAAAAGAGTATTGTCCAACGGCAAAAAGCGTCAGGATATGGAGGCTGAAAAGGCTGTTGTGATTGGGGGACTGCGGATCGACGTCGCTGTCCATGAGGTAACACTGGATGGGCAGGAAGTCAGGCTTACTCCCACAGAATATGTTTTGCTGGATCTGCTGGTAAGAAATGCAGGCCGCGTAATACCCTGCCGGATCCTTTTGGAGGAGGGTCGATGGGGGTCCTACGTGGATTCAATGGAATTCCTGAAAGTGTTTGCTGGCTGCCTGAGAACAAAGCTGGGAGATGATCCCAATGCTCCCCAGATCATTGTCGCAGAAGGGGAGGGGTATAAGTTCGCCAATCCCTCCAGTGAAATCCAGCAACGAGACGTGTGCATATCTTCATTATAG